In Candidatus Chlorohelix allophototropha, one DNA window encodes the following:
- a CDS encoding hydrogenase small subunit, producing MENNEVLQDGVWSALEKRGVSRRRFLKFCSVMAGTLALPMGYTSRIVQALEQTKRPSLVWLEFQDCAGNTESALRASHPGFAEIVLDLLSWNYHETVMAPSGKAAEKSLADTVSLEKGKYLVVVEGSIPTADNGIYCTIGGRSALDIAKEVCGNAYATIALGTCATFGGIPAARGGITGAVGVDKAIPGLRLINLSGCPANGANLAATLVHYLTFKELPATDNLKRPLFAHGERIHDLCPRRAHYDAGQFAMDWGDEGHRNGWCLYKMGCKGPNTNYNCAKIQYNDGTNWPIGVGHGCVGCAQPAFWDTMTPFYRTLPSLPNIGVETSAETFGVGFIGAVAGLTAVHAVGSVIRNQIKKRNDDNSLPITSQRAEAPESNE from the coding sequence ATGGAAAACAACGAGGTTCTACAAGACGGAGTATGGTCTGCGCTAGAAAAGCGTGGCGTTTCACGTCGCAGGTTCTTAAAATTCTGTTCAGTTATGGCAGGGACATTAGCCCTACCAATGGGTTATACTTCACGTATTGTGCAAGCTCTGGAACAAACCAAGCGTCCATCGCTGGTATGGTTGGAATTTCAGGATTGCGCGGGTAATACTGAGTCGGCGTTGCGCGCAAGCCACCCCGGTTTTGCCGAAATTGTGCTTGATCTTTTGTCTTGGAATTACCATGAGACAGTAATGGCTCCTTCCGGAAAAGCTGCTGAAAAATCATTGGCTGATACTGTGAGCTTGGAAAAAGGCAAGTATCTGGTTGTGGTAGAAGGCTCTATACCAACAGCAGACAATGGTATTTATTGCACCATTGGTGGTCGTTCCGCCCTAGATATTGCAAAAGAGGTTTGCGGTAATGCCTACGCTACCATTGCATTGGGCACATGCGCTACATTCGGTGGAATTCCGGCGGCGCGTGGCGGTATTACCGGAGCAGTTGGGGTGGATAAAGCTATTCCCGGTCTGCGTCTAATTAATTTGAGTGGTTGTCCCGCAAACGGCGCAAACCTAGCTGCTACCCTTGTTCACTATCTTACTTTCAAGGAATTACCGGCAACCGACAATCTAAAGCGCCCACTGTTCGCACATGGCGAACGAATCCATGACCTATGCCCCCGCCGTGCCCATTATGATGCCGGTCAATTTGCAATGGATTGGGGCGATGAAGGACATCGCAATGGTTGGTGTCTGTATAAAATGGGTTGCAAAGGACCTAACACTAACTACAACTGCGCTAAAATTCAATATAACGATGGTACCAACTGGCCGATTGGGGTCGGTCATGGCTGTGTAGGCTGTGCGCAGCCTGCCTTCTGGGATACTATGACTCCCTTCTATCGCACACTTCCATCATTACCGAATATTGGGGTAGAAACCTCAGCAGAAACTTTTGGGGTTGGCTTTATCGGGGCTGTAGCAGGACTTACCGCTGTTCATGCCGTTGGTTCGGTGATCCGCAATCAGATCAAAAAACGAAACGATGATAATTCCCTACCAATTACTTCCCAGCGTGCGGAAGCGCCAGAATCCAACGAATAG
- a CDS encoding serine/threonine-protein kinase: MQSAWPPANYSGQLIAGRYFLYYSLGEGSFGEVYYAKDTKFEPPRPVALKLLHRSFLRDPQVCESLKREASALARFSHPHILRVLDFEINREQAYIVTEFAPNGSLAQLLKPDKTSVGKALPLEQIVYLLEQIATALDEAHGQGLIHRDIKPENILLDNANRVLLADFGLAMPLNNPQLTLNGVGSGGVWGTAEYAAPEIWDEKVGKKSDIYALGVLLFQMLTGQLPYQGTAASLMRQHMYAPVPRVGERAAWLTYPPALDEVFDRVLSKVPGNRHTSARELSQHFRHAIQAPAKAYALPPKYSFNTPNKPDISSYVNLKNEQTIKEGFKLLTLTFYITSLLLTYRSKHKHTPLTYNKRGLAYMKLELYSLARKNFDKALELNPDFAPAYRNRGILYQLQGERDNSMRDLETAVKLGDSKARLELSNLQNPI, from the coding sequence ATGCAAAGTGCATGGCCTCCTGCCAACTATTCCGGGCAACTGATTGCAGGGCGATATTTCTTATACTACTCACTTGGTGAAGGCTCTTTTGGCGAGGTTTATTATGCCAAAGATACCAAGTTCGAGCCACCGCGCCCGGTAGCCCTGAAACTTTTACACCGCTCTTTCCTACGTGACCCACAGGTTTGTGAGAGTCTCAAGCGTGAAGCAAGTGCGTTGGCGCGTTTTAGCCACCCTCATATTCTGCGAGTGCTGGACTTCGAGATTAATCGCGAACAAGCGTACATTGTAACCGAGTTTGCCCCAAACGGTTCGCTGGCGCAATTGTTAAAACCGGATAAAACCTCAGTGGGCAAAGCTTTACCCCTTGAGCAAATAGTATATTTACTAGAGCAAATTGCTACTGCGCTGGATGAGGCGCACGGACAGGGCTTGATTCATCGGGACATCAAACCGGAAAATATTCTGCTGGATAACGCCAATCGGGTTTTACTGGCAGATTTCGGGTTGGCGATGCCACTGAATAATCCTCAATTAACCCTGAATGGGGTTGGCAGCGGTGGCGTGTGGGGTACGGCTGAGTATGCTGCCCCCGAAATTTGGGATGAGAAAGTGGGCAAGAAAAGCGATATTTACGCGCTAGGGGTTCTGCTCTTTCAAATGCTTACGGGGCAGTTACCCTATCAAGGGACTGCCGCCAGCCTCATGCGTCAACATATGTATGCGCCAGTGCCGCGAGTGGGTGAACGCGCCGCTTGGCTTACGTATCCTCCTGCGCTAGATGAAGTCTTTGATCGCGTCCTCTCCAAAGTGCCGGGCAACAGACATACCAGTGCGCGTGAATTATCCCAGCATTTCAGGCATGCGATTCAAGCCCCTGCCAAAGCTTACGCGCTCCCGCCTAAATATAGCTTTAATACTCCAAACAAGCCCGATATATCGAGTTATGTAAACTTAAAAAATGAGCAAACCATCAAAGAAGGTTTCAAACTTCTAACGCTGACATTCTATATCACCAGCCTTTTGTTAACCTATCGCTCGAAGCACAAACACACCCCGCTAACGTATAACAAGCGTGGTTTGGCTTACATGAAATTGGAACTCTATAGCCTTGCTCGCAAAAATTTCGATAAGGCGTTGGAACTCAACCCCGATTTTGCACCAGCATACCGCAATAGGGGCATACTTTATCAGTTACAGGGTGAACGCGATAATTCCATGCGCGACCTTGAGACAGCCGTAAAACTAGGCGACTCAAAAGCCCGTCTTGAACTCTCAAATTTGCAGAACCCCATTTAG
- a CDS encoding RraA family protein, with the protein MEGLNNLDSAIKPLKEEYRIAGRALTVKMPVGDNLAALKAMRNAQPGEVLVIDAKGDTYRAIAGDFVIGMAQTLGIQGFVVDGVIRDVQGIKKLDFPVFCKGTAVAASGKAGVGEINVPISCGGVSINPGDIIVGDADGVVVIPQSKEQEILRKSQDKLEKDINREAKISGNTEAILKYLDDMLTR; encoded by the coding sequence ATGGAAGGGCTTAACAACCTAGACTCAGCTATAAAGCCTCTCAAGGAAGAATACAGAATCGCGGGTAGGGCTTTGACGGTAAAAATGCCCGTTGGTGATAACCTCGCCGCGCTGAAAGCGATGAGAAACGCGCAGCCGGGAGAGGTGCTGGTGATTGACGCTAAGGGTGATACTTACCGCGCCATTGCCGGAGATTTTGTAATTGGAATGGCGCAAACGCTAGGGATACAAGGCTTTGTGGTGGACGGCGTTATCCGAGATGTACAAGGCATCAAGAAGCTGGATTTCCCGGTTTTCTGCAAAGGTACGGCGGTAGCTGCCAGCGGTAAAGCCGGAGTGGGCGAAATCAACGTACCGATTTCCTGCGGAGGCGTTTCGATTAATCCCGGTGATATTATTGTGGGAGATGCCGATGGAGTAGTTGTAATCCCACAATCAAAAGAGCAGGAGATTTTGCGAAAATCGCAAGATAAGCTCGAAAAAGATATAAACCGAGAAGCGAAAATTTCCGGCAACACCGAAGCCATCCTCAAATACCTGGATGATATGTTAACCCGTTAA
- a CDS encoding Tex family protein yields the protein MVSSDSTTLVNENWIIEQAAAELKLRTASARNALELLDEGATIPFISRYRKEVTGNLDEEQLRQLEKRVTYLRQLSRRKQEIVASIEQQGKLTAELKAAIEKAVILQEIEDLYLPYRPKRHTRATAAREKGLEPLANLILSQKTFNGKPGDYAAKFINPEKGVDSGETALSGARDIVAEQVAEDANLRRELRQLFLKQASFSAMLAKGAKDEEGKYQQYYDYAEPVAKIPPHRILAINRGESEEALKVNLALPPGVAEKAAAYNYPADSRCIFRTELETAIADSLKRLLIPSLQNEVRAALTEQAEAHAIKIFAANLRQLLLQPPLRGMAVLGIDPGFRTGCKVAVIDTTGKPIANLNIYPHEPKNDWEGSKKILLELTKRFKVNVFAIGNGTASRETEMLVAEVIAACPEPKPSYVIVSEAGASVYSASELARKEFPDLDVTQRGNISIARRLQDPLAELVKVEPKAIGVGLYQHDVDQKTLGQTLDAVVESCVNYVGVNLNTASSALLRYVSGINRKVADSIVTYRETKGSFKTRRELLKVPGLGEKAFEQAAGFLKIPDGTNPLDNTFVHPESYEAATKLLSLVGLGNSKATTLPSAVAVKEFRSKLKSVDEIARQLGVGALTLSDILDDLEKPGRDPRDELPKPILRNDVLKLQDLKPGMVLKGTVRNVIDFGAFVDIGLKQDGLVHITEMSNRFIKHPLDVVQVGQIIEVKVLGIDEKRGRVSLSMKLP from the coding sequence TTGGTATCTTCTGATTCAACTACACTGGTAAATGAAAATTGGATAATTGAGCAAGCGGCGGCAGAGCTAAAACTCAGAACCGCTTCGGCGCGTAACGCGCTTGAACTGCTGGACGAGGGCGCAACGATTCCCTTTATCTCGCGCTACCGCAAGGAAGTTACGGGCAATCTGGATGAGGAACAGTTGCGCCAGCTTGAAAAGCGCGTAACTTATCTGCGCCAGCTTTCCCGCCGTAAACAGGAAATAGTAGCCTCTATTGAACAACAGGGGAAACTTACTGCCGAATTAAAAGCGGCAATTGAGAAAGCGGTGATTTTACAGGAGATAGAGGATTTATACTTACCCTATCGCCCCAAACGACATACACGCGCCACCGCCGCTCGCGAAAAAGGGCTTGAGCCACTTGCCAATCTGATACTCTCTCAGAAAACCTTTAACGGCAAACCCGGAGATTATGCTGCTAAATTTATAAATCCTGAAAAAGGGGTGGATTCCGGCGAAACAGCCTTGAGTGGGGCAAGGGATATTGTGGCTGAGCAGGTGGCGGAGGATGCAAACTTGCGCCGGGAGTTGCGCCAGCTATTTCTCAAGCAAGCCTCCTTTAGCGCAATGCTGGCAAAGGGCGCAAAAGACGAGGAGGGCAAGTATCAGCAATACTACGATTATGCCGAACCTGTCGCCAAAATCCCACCGCATCGCATCCTTGCTATTAATCGGGGTGAGAGTGAGGAAGCATTGAAGGTAAATCTAGCCTTGCCACCCGGAGTTGCTGAAAAAGCAGCCGCATATAATTACCCGGCAGATTCGCGCTGCATCTTCAGAACCGAACTGGAAACAGCGATTGCGGATAGCTTGAAACGGTTGCTGATTCCTTCCCTCCAAAACGAAGTACGCGCCGCTTTGACCGAACAGGCGGAAGCACACGCCATTAAAATATTTGCCGCCAACCTGCGCCAACTTTTGTTGCAACCGCCCTTGCGTGGCATGGCAGTGTTGGGAATTGACCCCGGTTTTCGTACCGGTTGCAAAGTTGCGGTGATTGATACCACCGGGAAGCCGATTGCCAACCTGAATATTTACCCGCACGAACCAAAAAATGATTGGGAAGGCTCAAAGAAAATTCTGCTTGAATTAACCAAGCGTTTCAAGGTAAATGTCTTTGCAATCGGAAACGGCACTGCCAGCCGGGAAACCGAAATGCTGGTAGCGGAGGTAATTGCCGCTTGCCCAGAACCGAAGCCCTCCTATGTGATTGTGAGCGAGGCAGGCGCATCTGTTTATAGTGCCAGCGAATTGGCGCGAAAGGAATTTCCCGATCTCGATGTTACCCAACGTGGTAATATTTCAATTGCCCGCCGCTTGCAAGACCCCTTAGCCGAATTGGTCAAGGTTGAGCCGAAAGCTATCGGGGTGGGCTTGTACCAACATGATGTTGACCAGAAAACACTTGGGCAAACGCTCGATGCAGTGGTAGAGTCGTGTGTAAACTATGTAGGGGTAAATTTGAACACCGCTTCTTCTGCCCTTTTGCGCTATGTTTCGGGAATTAATCGCAAGGTAGCAGATTCAATCGTAACCTATCGGGAGACAAAAGGCTCTTTCAAAACCCGGCGGGAGTTGCTCAAAGTACCGGGCTTGGGTGAAAAAGCCTTCGAGCAAGCAGCCGGATTTTTGAAAATTCCAGACGGCACTAACCCACTGGATAATACCTTTGTACACCCTGAAAGCTACGAGGCAGCGACTAAGTTATTAAGTCTAGTAGGTCTGGGTAATAGCAAAGCTACCACACTACCTTCAGCCGTTGCCGTAAAAGAATTCAGATCAAAACTAAAAAGCGTTGATGAGATAGCTCGGCAACTCGGCGTGGGCGCGTTGACTCTTTCCGATATTCTGGATGACCTTGAAAAGCCCGGACGCGACCCACGCGATGAGCTTCCCAAGCCGATCTTGCGAAATGATGTACTAAAACTTCAAGACCTAAAACCCGGTATGGTACTTAAAGGCACAGTCCGCAACGTGATTGATTTCGGCGCATTTGTGGATATTGGTTTGAAACAGGATGGCTTGGTGCATATCACCGAAATGAGCAATCGCTTTATCAAGCACCCATTGGATGTGGTACAGGTTGGGCAGATTATCGAGGTGAAAGTGCTAGGCATAGATGAAAAGCGTGGGCGAGTTAGCTTGAGCATGAAATTGCCCTGA
- the uvrA gene encoding excinuclease ABC subunit UvrA, with translation MSAQITIRGARLHNLKNITLTIPKSQLVVLTGLSGSGKSTLGFDILHKEGQRQYMEALGMVTFGLSKPPLDSITGLSPSISLDQYLTNHSPRSTVGTATEIYAYLRVLFARLGHRPCPTCGKDVPPSSDPSNAEWEGESDDDVAAPEETFPCPHCGAPVPEMGMANFSFNKPDGACPTCTGLGNVHQANLKRLVDEQKSLSDGAVFGWDIRYLNRYTSTLETAAAYYGFEFDFALPIKDYPQPQRDLLFFGVDSPLFRRHFPKIEPPTIVREGRFEGIATNLLRRYAEHLHEHIHEADYRDKLEDFLVTQTCPDCSGTRLRAESRSVTVNGQTIIEVSRMSLIDLGAWVSALPTVFSPDERHIAESILVSLRDGITRLVEVGIGYLTLERASPSLSAGEAQRLRLASLLGSGLSGVLYVFDEPTIGLHHRDTRRLIEVLRRLRDFGNTVLVIEHDLDMIAAADYVVDFGPGAGKHGGQVVAVGTPAELVEQPGSLTGDYLSRRASIPVPPHRRMPNDSVITIHGARENNLQNITVRLPLGLLVAVTGVSGSGKSSLIFDILDRAVRQRLYGAGEAPGEHDAIEGYEYLDKIITIDQAHIGRIPRSNAATYSDTFTPIREAFAATPEARQRGLTARHFSFNVVGGRCERCEGTGVLTVKMHFLPDVDVRCPTCHGHRFTSETLAVRYREHNISQVLDLTVEEALTLFSDVPAALSRLKVLSDVGLGYLQLGQPATTLSGGEAQRVKLAKELGRRVTGRTLYLLDEPTTGLHLADTARLLVVLQRLVEAGNTVIVVEHNLELVKAADWVIDLGPEGGAAGGKLIGQGTPEQIVQTPGSYTGQGLRELLDSTAKPFRP, from the coding sequence ATGTCTGCTCAAATTACTATTCGCGGAGCACGGCTGCATAACCTGAAAAATATCACCCTTACAATCCCCAAGAGCCAACTTGTCGTTCTGACAGGTTTGTCCGGTTCTGGCAAATCCACCCTTGGGTTCGATATACTACACAAAGAGGGGCAACGCCAATACATGGAAGCGCTCGGAATGGTTACTTTTGGCTTGTCGAAACCTCCGCTTGACAGTATCACCGGGCTTTCCCCCTCTATCAGCCTTGACCAATATCTTACCAACCATAGCCCACGCTCTACCGTAGGTACAGCCACCGAAATCTATGCCTATCTACGGGTGTTATTTGCACGGCTTGGGCATCGCCCCTGCCCCACCTGTGGAAAAGACGTGCCACCTTCCTCCGACCCTTCCAACGCGGAATGGGAAGGTGAATCCGATGATGATGTTGCCGCCCCCGAAGAAACCTTTCCTTGTCCACATTGTGGTGCGCCTGTTCCTGAGATGGGTATGGCGAATTTCTCCTTTAATAAACCTGATGGAGCTTGTCCAACCTGCACGGGATTGGGCAACGTCCATCAAGCCAATCTCAAACGCTTGGTGGATGAGCAAAAGAGCCTATCAGATGGTGCAGTTTTCGGTTGGGACATCCGATACCTAAACCGTTACACTTCCACTCTAGAGACGGCGGCGGCTTATTACGGGTTCGAATTCGATTTCGCACTTCCGATTAAAGACTATCCACAGCCACAACGCGACCTGCTATTTTTTGGTGTAGATAGTCCGCTTTTTCGTCGTCACTTCCCCAAAATCGAGCCGCCCACTATCGTTCGCGAGGGACGTTTCGAGGGTATCGCTACTAATCTTTTGCGCCGCTACGCAGAACACCTTCATGAACATATCCATGAAGCCGATTACCGCGACAAGCTAGAAGATTTTCTTGTCACCCAGACCTGTCCTGATTGCTCAGGCACCCGCCTGCGGGCTGAAAGCCGGAGTGTGACCGTCAACGGTCAGACCATTATCGAGGTCTCACGCATGTCGCTCATTGATCTCGGTGCTTGGGTGAGCGCTCTCCCCACCGTCTTCAGCCCGGATGAAAGGCACATCGCCGAATCTATCCTAGTTTCTCTGCGGGATGGCATTACTCGGTTGGTTGAAGTCGGCATTGGTTATCTGACTCTGGAGCGTGCTTCACCCTCTCTCTCAGCCGGAGAGGCACAGCGTTTGCGGCTGGCTTCTTTGCTCGGCTCAGGGTTGAGCGGGGTTCTTTACGTTTTTGATGAACCGACCATTGGATTGCACCATCGCGACACCCGCCGCCTGATCGAAGTTTTGCGCCGCTTGCGTGACTTTGGCAATACCGTACTGGTCATCGAACACGACCTAGATATGATCGCCGCCGCAGATTACGTGGTTGATTTTGGTCCCGGCGCAGGCAAGCACGGCGGGCAAGTGGTGGCTGTCGGTACTCCGGCTGAGCTTGTAGAGCAGCCCGGCTCGCTCACCGGAGATTACCTATCCCGGCGGGCATCTATACCTGTACCGCCACACCGCCGCATGCCAAACGACAGCGTTATTACTATCCACGGGGCGCGCGAAAACAACCTCCAGAACATCACGGTGCGCCTACCGTTGGGTTTGCTAGTAGCAGTGACGGGCGTATCTGGGTCTGGTAAATCTTCGCTGATTTTTGACATCCTCGACCGCGCCGTCCGACAACGTCTATATGGGGCTGGCGAGGCGCCCGGTGAACACGATGCTATCGAAGGTTACGAATATCTGGACAAGATAATCACTATCGACCAAGCGCACATTGGGCGTATTCCGCGCTCGAACGCCGCGACCTATTCCGATACATTTACTCCAATCCGCGAAGCCTTTGCCGCTACTCCTGAAGCACGCCAACGTGGGTTAACCGCTCGGCATTTTTCCTTCAATGTCGTGGGTGGGCGTTGCGAACGCTGTGAGGGAACTGGCGTTCTGACCGTCAAAATGCATTTTCTGCCCGATGTGGATGTTCGCTGTCCAACCTGTCATGGACACCGCTTCACCAGCGAAACGCTGGCTGTGCGGTATCGTGAGCATAACATTTCTCAAGTGCTTGATTTGACTGTCGAGGAAGCCCTGACGTTGTTCAGCGATGTTCCCGCCGCCCTGTCCCGTCTCAAGGTGTTATCTGATGTCGGTTTGGGCTATCTCCAACTTGGGCAACCTGCCACCACGCTTTCAGGCGGCGAAGCCCAGCGCGTAAAGCTGGCTAAGGAACTCGGTCGCCGTGTCACCGGACGCACCTTGTACTTACTCGATGAGCCTACCACCGGGCTGCATTTAGCCGATACTGCCCGTTTGCTGGTGGTGCTTCAGCGTTTGGTGGAGGCAGGCAACACTGTGATAGTGGTAGAACACAACCTAGAATTGGTAAAAGCTGCCGATTGGGTGATTGACCTTGGACCGGAAGGTGGTGCAGCGGGGGGTAAACTGATTGGGCAAGGGACACCTGAGCAAATTGTCCAAACTCCCGGTTCGTACACCGGGCAGGGCTTGCGGGAGTTATTGGATTCCACCGCTAAACCGTTCCGCCCATAA
- a CDS encoding PAS domain S-box protein, with the protein MQFTFFTIPLYLSAIILLGLGFYGFRFRGIKGSFAFFFDMLICAAWALNQALALPSDNLTFRIYMLNIVISVLTFLGITWLVIVLSMIGKEGWLNRKKLTLLFIPTLFNLTMLWTNDYHHLFLSNYQLNSQNGFIALYCSVGPMYWVYYTWNFTLIAVSLVLLLEFGFSKGGIYLRQALLVGSGSLVPLAADLAYALFEFPLPGYELAPVLFVFTGLCVAWALFRHHLLEFTPIRLSTVVENMSDLLLVLDAQDRIVEINGPAGKFFGIDPRSSAGKATAEALNRWPQLREAFKTSGPGNREIYLDSVGMEKIFDLSVTEINTGLRGSVGRAALLRDITLRKQAESARVESDRRYRLLAENSLDIISRSNLADVFIYVSPACQALLGYEPEEMLGHSSYEYFHPNDLDPITKSHNTILEQTGKYTVDHRMRHKDGRYIWFESTSHTIRDEETGRILEIQSSSREITARRQAEEALKESEARYRFLAENSTDTISLLSPERVFEYASPACQKIIGFASEELVDHAFLEFVHPDDQAQFLQLRANWKEQNKEVLITYRHRCKNEQYLWVEVSAHYVTDPATGQLLNIIAVARDITERRKMEEALNAEKLKAKNLESLGVLAGGIAHNFNNALTGVTGYISLAKVELEETSDAYDYLTEAEKATQHVAELAQRLVPFANGGAPIKQKVKLENIIKTTTSFMNQNSRWKYIFDLPSALWSVLADPTQIRDALQNLIKNALEAMPEGGIIEVKAANVTLEANQIPLLNPGRYVQVTVQDQGCGIKAEELIRIFDPYYTTKFMGNGLGLALSYSIIKRHGGQIVVESEWGRGTTLHFYLPVIPEEAGV; encoded by the coding sequence ATGCAGTTCACGTTTTTTACCATCCCGCTATACCTCTCGGCTATAATTCTTTTGGGATTAGGCTTCTACGGCTTCCGTTTTCGTGGAATCAAAGGTTCATTCGCTTTTTTCTTCGACATGCTCATTTGCGCGGCTTGGGCACTTAACCAAGCGCTAGCGCTGCCCAGCGATAACCTCACCTTCCGCATATACATGCTCAATATCGTGATTTCCGTCCTGACCTTCCTGGGAATAACCTGGCTTGTCATCGTCCTCAGTATGATCGGGAAAGAGGGGTGGCTCAACCGGAAAAAACTGACCTTGCTTTTCATTCCTACTCTCTTCAACCTGACGATGTTATGGACAAACGACTACCACCATCTTTTTCTTAGTAACTACCAACTGAACTCGCAAAACGGCTTTATTGCCCTATATTGCTCGGTCGGTCCTATGTACTGGGTGTACTATACCTGGAATTTCACTTTAATAGCCGTTTCCCTAGTCTTGCTGCTCGAGTTCGGTTTTAGCAAGGGTGGTATTTACTTACGGCAGGCTCTGCTGGTCGGCTCTGGTTCTCTAGTTCCGCTAGCAGCAGATCTGGCGTACGCTTTATTCGAATTTCCCTTGCCCGGTTACGAACTGGCCCCGGTTCTTTTCGTTTTTACCGGGCTGTGCGTGGCCTGGGCTTTGTTTCGCCACCATTTGCTGGAATTTACACCTATCCGCCTTAGCACAGTAGTAGAAAATATGAGTGACTTGCTGCTGGTGCTGGACGCACAGGATAGAATAGTAGAAATAAACGGCCCCGCCGGGAAATTTTTCGGAATCGACCCGAGGTCAAGCGCAGGTAAGGCGACCGCCGAAGCCCTGAACCGATGGCCACAATTGCGGGAAGCTTTTAAAACGAGCGGTCCCGGCAATAGGGAAATCTACCTGGATTCGGTCGGAATGGAGAAAATTTTCGATTTGTCGGTTACGGAAATTAACACCGGTCTGCGCGGTTCCGTTGGGAGAGCAGCTCTACTACGCGACATCACCTTGCGCAAGCAAGCCGAAAGCGCTCGGGTTGAAAGCGACAGGCGCTATCGTCTCCTTGCCGAGAACTCCCTCGATATAATTTCCCGGTCTAACCTGGCGGACGTATTTATCTACGTTTCACCGGCCTGCCAGGCTTTGCTCGGTTACGAGCCAGAGGAAATGTTGGGACACTCGTCCTATGAGTATTTCCACCCGAACGATCTGGATCCCATCACTAAATCCCATAACACGATTCTGGAGCAAACGGGTAAATACACAGTCGATCACCGGATGCGACACAAAGATGGTCGGTACATCTGGTTCGAAAGCACCAGCCACACTATTCGGGACGAGGAAACCGGTCGTATTCTGGAAATCCAGTCCTCCTCCCGCGAAATCACCGCGCGTAGGCAAGCGGAGGAGGCCCTCAAGGAAAGCGAAGCGCGTTATCGCTTCCTTGCCGAGAACAGCACCGACACAATCAGCCTCTTATCGCCTGAAAGAGTTTTCGAATATGCCTCTCCCGCTTGCCAGAAAATCATCGGTTTTGCCTCTGAAGAATTGGTGGATCATGCCTTCTTAGAATTTGTCCATCCCGATGACCAAGCTCAGTTCCTACAGCTTCGGGCAAATTGGAAGGAGCAAAACAAAGAGGTTTTAATAACTTACCGTCACCGCTGTAAAAATGAGCAATATCTTTGGGTAGAAGTCAGCGCACATTACGTCACTGACCCAGCTACCGGACAATTGCTCAACATTATCGCGGTAGCCCGTGACATCACCGAACGGCGGAAAATGGAAGAGGCTTTGAACGCTGAGAAACTTAAAGCTAAAAACCTTGAGTCGCTTGGAGTGCTGGCTGGAGGAATTGCCCACAATTTTAATAATGCCTTGACCGGAGTGACCGGTTATATTTCTCTCGCTAAGGTTGAACTAGAGGAAACCAGTGACGCTTATGACTATCTGACAGAAGCCGAAAAAGCCACTCAACACGTTGCAGAATTGGCACAACGACTGGTGCCCTTTGCCAATGGGGGTGCACCGATTAAACAAAAGGTCAAGCTCGAAAACATTATTAAAACCACTACCAGCTTTATGAACCAAAACTCTAGGTGGAAGTACATCTTTGACTTGCCTTCTGCTCTTTGGAGTGTGCTAGCCGACCCTACCCAGATCAGGGATGCGCTCCAAAATCTGATCAAGAATGCGCTGGAGGCGATGCCGGAGGGTGGAATTATCGAGGTTAAAGCTGCTAATGTTACGCTGGAAGCAAATCAGATTCCCTTACTTAATCCGGGTAGATATGTACAGGTGACAGTGCAGGATCAAGGCTGTGGGATTAAAGCGGAAGAGCTAATCCGGATATTCGACCCCTATTACACCACCAAATTTATGGGTAATGGTTTGGGACTTGCGCTAAGTTACTCCATAATCAAACGACACGGGGGTCAGATAGTGGTAGAGAGTGAGTGGGGCAGAGGGACTACTTTACACTTTTACCTACCTGTTATTCCCGAAGAAGCGGGGGTTTAG